A genome region from Archaeoglobus fulgidus DSM 4304 includes the following:
- a CDS encoding TrkH family potassium uptake protein, with amino-acid sequence MNLRLTASILGKLLMLFSFSFILPLIAAHVFEEPYHPFLIPAALSLLVGAVLGYGIKTESEFDSLRHKESFAIVALIWLFMSIFGSIPYIIFGISPVDAFFESMSGFTTTGASVLTPEELPKSLLLWRSLTQWIGGMGIIVLFLAIFPNVAKRSTVLFQAEYPGVSLSKLKPRIRDTALSLYKVYLLLTIAEVALLYALGLSLFDAINHTFTTLSTGGYSTHSESIAFFKDVRVEAVVAFFAFLGGANFALIYFLLSGKPVIFRNTEFRAYVCFLALASVVIAAVNLDRYSIFESLRYSIFQAVSIMTTTGFTTADFDAWSDSAKLILVVLMFIGGSSGSTGGGIKVIRIYLLIKYAVHQILRAAEPRTVRAVKFEGRAIKKEILDDIAAFFVLYILIFAVSSILVSLSGYDIVTSISATAATLGNVGPGLGLAGAAENYASFPSLTKILLAVNMWIGRLEIFTVVSLFIPTFWRERW; translated from the coding sequence ATGAATCTCAGATTAACCGCCAGCATACTTGGAAAACTGCTCATGCTGTTCTCCTTCTCCTTCATACTTCCCCTGATAGCCGCCCACGTTTTCGAGGAGCCTTATCATCCCTTCCTGATTCCTGCCGCGCTCTCCCTCCTTGTAGGGGCAGTTCTGGGGTACGGAATTAAAACTGAGAGCGAATTCGATTCTCTGAGGCACAAGGAGAGCTTCGCAATAGTTGCGCTAATCTGGCTTTTCATGTCAATCTTTGGCTCAATTCCGTACATCATTTTCGGAATCAGTCCCGTCGATGCATTCTTTGAGTCCATGTCCGGCTTTACCACGACCGGCGCATCGGTCCTGACTCCTGAGGAGCTTCCAAAGTCTTTGCTTTTGTGGAGAAGTCTAACGCAGTGGATAGGGGGAATGGGCATAATCGTTCTTTTTCTGGCCATATTCCCAAACGTGGCGAAAAGAAGCACAGTGCTGTTTCAGGCGGAGTATCCCGGAGTGAGCCTTTCGAAGCTCAAGCCGAGAATCAGGGATACGGCATTATCCCTCTACAAGGTTTACCTCCTTCTCACCATTGCCGAAGTAGCCTTGCTGTACGCTCTTGGCCTCTCTCTGTTCGACGCAATCAACCACACTTTCACGACGCTCTCAACGGGCGGCTACTCAACGCACTCAGAGAGCATAGCCTTTTTTAAAGACGTTAGAGTGGAGGCGGTTGTAGCCTTTTTTGCCTTCTTGGGCGGGGCGAACTTCGCATTGATTTACTTTCTGCTCTCCGGAAAGCCCGTGATTTTTAGAAATACCGAGTTTAGGGCTTACGTCTGCTTCCTCGCCTTGGCTTCGGTTGTTATAGCAGCTGTCAACCTCGACAGATACAGCATCTTTGAATCGCTCAGGTACTCGATATTCCAGGCCGTTTCAATCATGACCACCACCGGCTTCACCACGGCAGACTTTGATGCGTGGAGCGACTCCGCCAAGCTCATTCTGGTAGTTCTCATGTTCATCGGAGGGTCAAGCGGCTCAACAGGAGGAGGGATTAAGGTCATAAGAATCTACCTTTTAATCAAGTACGCTGTTCACCAGATTTTGAGGGCTGCTGAACCTAGGACAGTGAGGGCAGTGAAATTTGAGGGAAGGGCAATTAAAAAGGAAATCCTCGACGACATCGCTGCCTTCTTCGTTCTTTACATTTTGATTTTTGCCGTTTCGTCAATTTTAGTCTCCCTCTCCGGATACGACATAGTAACCTCAATCTCAGCTACCGCAGCAACTCTTGGAAATGTCGGACCCGGACTTGGACTAGCGGGGGCGGCGGAGAACTACGCGTCGTTTCCCTCTCTAACCAAAATTCTGCTTGCCGTCAATATGTGGATAGGCAGATTGGAAATCTTCACGGTTGTGTCTCTATTCATACCAACCTTCTGGAGAGAAAGGTGGTAA
- a CDS encoding long-chain-fatty-acid--CoA ligase: protein MNVLGVEGENIREVDVTKINRVWTKFYDEGVRANIDYPVMPAYRILEDAAASDPDKICFEFFGTKWTYRQMKDASDKVANFLFDIGVEKGDRIVVALPNLPHYAIIANAIYKVGGIVVQCNPIYTEREIRYIVKNSGATRMFAFEGMYPRIRPLIEDGTLEKVVICRIEDFLGFVMSALFKAFLKKKMVGKVDIDRRKEVVFWQDVLKYERTDKRAEINPKEDVAMFQYTGGTTGFPKAVMLTHYNLVVNAYQVAEWDPRTTPSDVAVGCLPVFHVYGMTMLNSSAVLRMKVIPIPDPRDVEAILKAVHKYKATTFTGVPTMFISMLNHPKLSKYDLTSLRVCVSGAAPLPVEVKRKWEEITGGKLVEGYGLSEASPVTHCNPLYGLNKAGSIGVPYPDTYAVVIDEEGNILPPGEEGELAIYGPQVMKGYWMMDEETEKTLINGWLLTGDMAKMDEDGYFYIVDRKKDMIVAGGYNIYPREVEEVLFEHPAVAEAAVVGVPDPYRGETVKAFVVLRPEYKGKVTEKDLDKFCRERLAAYKVPRLYEFRDELPKSLVGKVLRRVLREEEAEKLKKKS, encoded by the coding sequence ATGAACGTACTTGGTGTGGAAGGAGAGAACATCCGAGAGGTGGACGTGACAAAAATAAACCGCGTTTGGACTAAGTTTTACGATGAGGGTGTGAGAGCAAACATCGATTATCCGGTAATGCCCGCTTACAGGATTCTTGAAGATGCCGCCGCGTCCGATCCCGACAAGATTTGCTTCGAGTTTTTCGGAACAAAGTGGACCTACAGGCAGATGAAGGATGCTTCGGATAAGGTCGCAAACTTCCTGTTCGACATAGGGGTTGAGAAGGGAGACAGAATCGTCGTTGCACTGCCAAACCTCCCGCACTACGCAATCATAGCCAACGCAATATACAAGGTGGGGGGCATAGTGGTGCAGTGCAACCCGATTTACACCGAGAGGGAGATCAGATACATCGTAAAGAACAGCGGTGCAACAAGGATGTTCGCCTTTGAGGGGATGTATCCGAGAATAAGGCCCCTAATCGAGGACGGCACGCTTGAAAAGGTTGTGATATGCAGAATTGAGGATTTTCTGGGGTTTGTGATGAGCGCACTTTTCAAGGCGTTTCTGAAGAAGAAGATGGTCGGTAAGGTTGATATCGACAGGAGGAAGGAGGTTGTTTTCTGGCAGGACGTTTTGAAGTACGAAAGAACTGACAAGAGGGCTGAAATAAACCCGAAAGAGGACGTGGCAATGTTCCAGTACACGGGCGGCACGACAGGATTCCCAAAGGCCGTTATGCTCACCCACTACAATCTCGTGGTGAATGCTTATCAGGTTGCTGAGTGGGACCCGAGAACGACGCCAAGCGACGTTGCTGTTGGTTGCTTGCCGGTCTTCCACGTTTACGGCATGACCATGCTGAACTCATCGGCGGTTCTGAGGATGAAGGTCATTCCAATCCCCGACCCGAGGGATGTTGAGGCAATACTGAAAGCCGTGCACAAGTACAAAGCCACAACCTTCACCGGAGTGCCGACTATGTTCATAAGCATGCTCAACCATCCGAAGCTTAGCAAGTACGACTTAACTAGCCTCAGGGTCTGCGTGAGCGGTGCCGCTCCCCTGCCTGTTGAGGTGAAAAGGAAGTGGGAGGAAATCACCGGAGGAAAGCTTGTTGAAGGCTACGGGTTGAGCGAGGCTTCCCCTGTTACGCACTGCAACCCGCTCTATGGGCTTAATAAGGCCGGAAGCATTGGAGTTCCCTATCCCGACACCTATGCCGTTGTGATAGACGAGGAGGGCAACATTCTCCCGCCCGGTGAGGAGGGGGAGCTTGCCATATACGGCCCTCAGGTGATGAAGGGCTACTGGATGATGGATGAGGAAACTGAAAAAACTCTGATCAACGGATGGCTTTTAACGGGGGACATGGCGAAGATGGACGAGGATGGCTACTTCTACATCGTGGACAGGAAGAAGGATATGATTGTGGCAGGAGGTTACAACATCTATCCAAGAGAGGTTGAGGAAGTTCTCTTCGAGCATCCCGCTGTTGCTGAAGCTGCTGTTGTCGGAGTGCCTGATCCGTACAGAGGAGAGACGGTCAAGGCCTTTGTGGTCTTGAGGCCAGAATACAAGGGGAAGGTCACGGAAAAAGACCTGGACAAGTTCTGCAGGGAGAGGCTCGCTGCCTACAAAGTACCGAGGCTGTACGAGTTCAGAGATGAGCTTCCGAAGTCCCTCGTTGGGAAGGTGCTGAGGAGGGTTCTGAGGGAGGAGGAAGCAGAGAAATTAAAGAAAAAGAGTTAA
- a CDS encoding adenylosuccinate synthetase: protein MGATIIVGGFWGDEGKGKIVAHVAHSDKPVIIARGGVGPNAGHTVEIDGQKFGVRMIPSGFVYKDAKLLIGAGVLVNPEVFLKEVELLKVGDRARVDYRCAIIEPKHIEADKGSEHLSKKIGTTGTGCGPANVDRVNRVAKQAKDIPELKDYLADVPLEVNQAIENGQFVLIEGSQGFGLSLYYGTYPYVTSKDTTASAIASDVGVGPTRVDDVIVVFKCFPTRVGAGPFPTEMPQEEAEKLGIVEYGTVTGRRRRIGYWDGEFARYSAMVNGATQVAITGVDKLDKECYGVTEWEKLTPKAKKFIEQVEEDVRVPVTLISTGPELKQIIDLRKEKL from the coding sequence ATGGGAGCTACGATAATTGTTGGCGGATTCTGGGGAGATGAGGGGAAGGGAAAGATAGTGGCTCACGTTGCACACAGCGATAAGCCTGTTATTATTGCCAGGGGAGGCGTAGGGCCAAATGCGGGCCACACAGTGGAGATTGACGGTCAGAAGTTTGGAGTGAGGATGATTCCGTCGGGGTTCGTTTACAAGGACGCGAAACTGCTGATCGGGGCCGGAGTTCTCGTCAATCCCGAGGTTTTTCTCAAAGAGGTTGAACTTCTGAAGGTTGGGGACAGGGCGAGGGTTGATTACAGGTGTGCGATAATTGAGCCGAAGCACATTGAGGCTGACAAGGGAAGCGAGCACCTGAGCAAGAAAATCGGCACGACCGGAACTGGCTGCGGGCCGGCGAATGTTGACAGGGTTAACAGAGTTGCAAAGCAGGCGAAGGACATTCCAGAACTCAAAGACTACCTTGCTGACGTCCCCCTTGAGGTGAATCAAGCTATAGAGAACGGACAGTTTGTGCTGATAGAGGGGAGCCAGGGGTTCGGTCTCAGCCTGTACTACGGAACCTACCCGTATGTGACGTCTAAGGACACAACTGCCTCGGCCATAGCCTCGGACGTTGGGGTTGGGCCGACGAGGGTTGATGACGTTATTGTCGTCTTCAAGTGCTTCCCGACGAGAGTTGGTGCTGGTCCGTTCCCCACGGAAATGCCTCAGGAGGAGGCCGAGAAGCTCGGCATAGTTGAGTACGGCACCGTGACCGGAAGGAGGAGGAGAATAGGCTACTGGGACGGAGAGTTCGCTCGCTATTCCGCAATGGTTAACGGCGCAACGCAGGTTGCGATAACCGGAGTGGACAAGCTCGACAAGGAGTGCTACGGGGTTACGGAGTGGGAGAAACTTACTCCCAAAGCGAAAAAGTTCATTGAGCAGGTTGAGGAGGACGTCAGGGTTCCGGTAACGCTCATCTCCACCGGACCTGAGCTGAAGCAGATTATAGATTTAAGAAAAGAAAAGCTTTAA
- a CDS encoding tetratricopeptide repeat protein, protein MEKFIESVANFIDEEDVKVLKAIGSDPIVLHSIKKIFDYPEKANKYLILLRDSPVAVYLVAKISERLSRYLEGEDEAKCFAVFLTALRELRECGDRRVLQNMFLLLKEAIERRLSDGKYEDAAKLVMEFQDFGFKSYVKKVLFFALEVSEEGDYRRAMRILELLPETDAVIDAKASVLLEWGRSLAMSNPEAGMKKIEESLRLKDTVEARLAMAEIHESMGNYEKAYFIYTSLRSLYPGIDRRIARMLMEWGEEIGDVEKLREAYNLAMGDRLLAEEIERRIKKLEAQRLSGS, encoded by the coding sequence ATGGAAAAGTTCATTGAGAGTGTGGCCAATTTTATTGACGAAGAGGACGTTAAAGTTTTGAAGGCAATTGGTAGCGACCCGATCGTTCTTCACTCCATCAAGAAGATTTTCGATTATCCCGAAAAGGCTAACAAGTATCTGATTCTGCTCAGGGACTCTCCCGTAGCTGTGTATCTTGTGGCCAAGATATCCGAAAGGCTCTCCAGGTATCTGGAGGGTGAGGATGAGGCAAAGTGCTTTGCGGTTTTTTTAACCGCTTTGAGGGAGCTGAGGGAATGTGGGGACAGGAGGGTTCTCCAGAACATGTTCCTTCTTCTGAAAGAGGCGATAGAGCGCAGACTTTCGGACGGAAAGTATGAGGATGCAGCAAAGCTCGTCATGGAGTTTCAGGATTTCGGCTTCAAGAGCTACGTAAAGAAGGTTCTGTTCTTCGCTCTCGAAGTTTCGGAGGAGGGTGACTACAGGAGGGCCATGAGGATTCTCGAACTTCTGCCTGAAACCGATGCCGTTATTGACGCAAAGGCAAGTGTTCTGCTTGAGTGGGGCAGAAGTCTCGCGATGAGCAACCCCGAAGCGGGGATGAAGAAGATAGAAGAGTCGCTCAGGCTAAAGGATACCGTTGAGGCAAGGCTGGCTATGGCCGAAATCCACGAGAGCATGGGCAACTACGAGAAGGCCTACTTCATCTACACCTCTCTGAGGTCTCTCTACCCCGGAATCGACAGGAGGATTGCCAGAATGCTGATGGAGTGGGGTGAGGAAATCGGAGACGTTGAGAAGCTCAGAGAGGCTTACAACCTCGCTATGGGGGACAGGTTGCTTGCGGAGGAGATTGAGAGAAGAATAAAGAAGCTCGAAGCTCAGAGGCTTTCTGGATCATAG
- a CDS encoding acyl-CoA dehydrogenase family protein, with amino-acid sequence MNFEFEEEHRILRDSVREFAEKEIMPYGKEYDEKGEYPWEIFRKAAKLGYVAADIPEKYGGAGLDYLGCAIIAEEFTRADSSIGSAVLTASLGCPMVKYFGTEEQKERYLPKVVKGETPSAIAITEPDAGSDVQAIKTKAERVDGGWKLNGTKTFITNGSVSEWVVILAKTQPDAGYRGISAFLVETGWDGYEARRIKKMGLNCHDTAEIYLKDVFVPETHIIGQENFGFYQLMRFFNESRVFVGAVQLGMAVGAYERALEYAKQRKAFGKPLIEHQAIQFKLADMWKDIEAAKLLIYKAAWLIDRGKANPALSSAAKLFASETAIKATYEALQIFGGYGYSKEYDIERYYRDARVGTIYEGTSEIQKLIIARAIAGKLRL; translated from the coding sequence ATGAACTTTGAGTTTGAGGAGGAGCACCGAATTCTGAGGGACAGCGTTAGAGAGTTTGCTGAAAAGGAGATCATGCCTTACGGCAAGGAGTACGACGAAAAGGGAGAGTATCCCTGGGAAATATTCAGGAAAGCCGCCAAGCTCGGCTATGTGGCTGCGGACATTCCCGAGAAGTACGGTGGTGCGGGGCTCGATTACCTCGGATGCGCCATAATTGCTGAAGAGTTCACAAGGGCTGACAGCAGCATAGGCTCAGCGGTTTTGACAGCTTCCCTTGGTTGCCCGATGGTCAAGTACTTTGGAACGGAGGAGCAGAAGGAGAGGTATCTGCCGAAAGTTGTAAAGGGTGAGACGCCCTCGGCTATCGCCATAACCGAACCGGATGCGGGGAGCGATGTGCAGGCCATAAAGACAAAGGCGGAAAGGGTTGATGGGGGCTGGAAGCTTAACGGAACCAAGACCTTCATAACCAACGGCAGCGTCTCGGAGTGGGTTGTGATTCTCGCCAAAACTCAGCCTGATGCTGGCTACAGAGGAATTTCCGCCTTTCTCGTCGAAACGGGATGGGATGGGTATGAAGCGAGGAGAATAAAGAAGATGGGGCTGAATTGCCACGATACTGCGGAGATATACCTGAAGGACGTTTTCGTTCCCGAAACGCACATTATCGGCCAGGAGAACTTTGGCTTTTACCAGCTTATGAGGTTCTTCAACGAGAGCAGGGTGTTTGTTGGTGCCGTTCAGCTCGGAATGGCTGTTGGAGCCTACGAAAGGGCTTTGGAGTACGCGAAGCAGAGAAAGGCCTTTGGAAAACCGCTCATAGAGCATCAGGCGATACAGTTCAAGCTCGCTGATATGTGGAAGGATATTGAGGCTGCTAAGCTTCTGATTTACAAGGCCGCTTGGCTTATTGATAGGGGAAAAGCGAATCCTGCGTTGAGCTCTGCAGCAAAGCTCTTCGCCAGCGAGACTGCGATTAAGGCAACGTATGAAGCTTTGCAGATTTTCGGCGGCTACGGCTACAGCAAGGAGTACGACATCGAGCGCTACTACAGAGATGCCAGAGTTGGAACGATTTATGAGGGTACGAGCGAGATACAGAAGCTCATCATCGCGAGAGCCATTGCTGGAAAGCTCAGATTATGA
- a CDS encoding Na+/H+ antiporter has protein sequence MIEENLVEFIEILMLATAVAVTVKFIRLPYTIALVLAGLFVGLAGLLPEVPLSREIVFFIFLPPLLFEAAMNMDLKELRENFGPIALIAFLGVVVTTTVVGFSLNWILGIPLALALIFGAMVSATDPVSVLATFKSISAPKKLSILIEGESVLNDGAAIVVFAIALEMMLKGVFDPLNAALDFAVVCVGGAAVGLAVGYLAYRILAKIDDALVEIAVTIVAAYLGFVLAERFHFSGVIAVVAAGLILGNYGRDFSMSPTTRVIMLDFWSVIVFLVNSIIFILIGVNTHITIFSAWKEILVAIAAVILARAFVVYPVMTYYRFPNLWKHVVFWGGLRGVIPVALALSFGNQLLSAMAFGVVLFSLLLQGISLEIFVKRKFVSESERELEEIIARYIAARSAKFELMKAVEQGRIVEPVAREMLPNLDAEIEELRSKLEEKIRGGMGSKLRKAAVKYVIDAKKSAVVDAMAGGLVSQEVALEIMRELDSKTAELME, from the coding sequence ATGATAGAGGAGAATCTGGTTGAATTCATCGAGATTCTCATGCTCGCTACCGCTGTTGCAGTTACGGTTAAATTCATCCGATTACCCTACACCATAGCTCTCGTTCTTGCTGGGCTTTTCGTTGGACTTGCCGGCCTTTTGCCGGAAGTCCCTCTGAGCAGGGAAATCGTCTTTTTCATTTTCCTCCCTCCTCTGCTGTTCGAGGCGGCGATGAACATGGATTTAAAGGAGCTGAGGGAGAATTTCGGGCCGATTGCGCTTATCGCCTTTTTGGGAGTCGTGGTTACAACTACTGTCGTTGGATTTTCTTTGAACTGGATTCTCGGTATCCCTCTGGCACTTGCCCTCATTTTCGGTGCGATGGTCTCCGCAACCGACCCTGTTTCGGTTCTCGCAACGTTCAAGTCGATCTCCGCTCCGAAGAAGCTTTCCATACTCATCGAGGGTGAGAGCGTATTGAATGATGGCGCCGCAATCGTGGTTTTCGCAATAGCCCTCGAAATGATGCTCAAGGGCGTTTTCGACCCTCTGAACGCTGCGTTGGACTTCGCTGTTGTCTGCGTTGGTGGTGCGGCTGTTGGATTGGCGGTAGGCTACCTTGCCTACAGAATACTTGCAAAAATCGACGACGCCCTTGTTGAGATAGCTGTAACGATAGTCGCAGCCTACCTCGGTTTCGTTCTGGCGGAGAGGTTTCACTTCTCCGGTGTGATTGCGGTGGTTGCAGCAGGCCTAATCCTCGGAAACTACGGCAGGGACTTTTCAATGTCCCCCACAACGAGAGTTATCATGCTGGATTTCTGGAGCGTCATTGTTTTTCTCGTGAACTCCATAATATTCATTCTGATCGGCGTTAACACGCACATAACAATTTTCTCGGCATGGAAGGAGATTTTGGTGGCCATAGCTGCCGTGATTCTCGCAAGAGCCTTTGTTGTTTACCCGGTAATGACCTACTACCGATTTCCAAACCTGTGGAAGCACGTGGTTTTCTGGGGTGGTTTAAGGGGTGTAATTCCCGTTGCCCTCGCCCTCAGCTTCGGCAACCAGCTTCTCTCGGCAATGGCATTCGGTGTCGTGCTTTTCTCCCTGCTTCTGCAGGGCATTTCACTCGAAATTTTCGTCAAGCGGAAGTTCGTCAGCGAGAGTGAGAGGGAGTTGGAGGAAATTATAGCCAGGTACATCGCTGCAAGGAGCGCGAAGTTTGAGCTGATGAAGGCGGTTGAGCAGGGGAGAATCGTTGAGCCTGTGGCGAGAGAAATGCTGCCGAACCTCGATGCGGAGATTGAGGAATTGAGGTCGAAGCTTGAGGAGAAGATAAGGGGAGGTATGGGGTCGAAGTTAAGGAAAGCCGCTGTGAAGTACGTCATCGACGCAAAGAAGAGTGCCGTGGTTGACGCAATGGCCGGAGGGCTGGTTTCTCAGGAGGTTGCGCTTGAGATAATGCGAGAGCTTGATAGCAAAACCGCCGAACTTATGGAATGA